A genomic region of Rhipicephalus sanguineus isolate Rsan-2018 chromosome 1, BIME_Rsan_1.4, whole genome shotgun sequence contains the following coding sequences:
- the LOC119375295 gene encoding pre-mRNA-splicing factor SYF2, with the protein MSDSQPSSSTSSKRSEQLERLRTLHMRRNEARTLNHKEVVEEDRKAKLPANCENKQKWAQYKLEEEQKYEEAAKRGEDYSRIKLLSVSADEAERFDRKKKRKNPDVGFSDYEAATVRQYQRLVKQIKPDFEQYERKKEELGDAMFPTRDTIIHGLHKDSKEDIDRLVDDIEKQIEKRNKYSRRRRFNDDEDIDYINERNMKFNKKLDRFYGKYTAEIKQNLERGTAV; encoded by the exons GCTTACGCACTCTTCACATGCGACGG AATGAAGCCAGAACGCTGAACCACAAAGAAGTTGTCGAAGAGGACAGGAAAGCAAAATTGCCAGCCAACTGCGAAAACAAGCAGAAGTGGGCACAGTATAAACTGGAAGAGGAGCAGAAATACGAG GAGGCTGCCAAGCGAGGTGAAGACTACTCACGGATCAAACTGCTGAGCGTCAGTGCTGATGAAGCAGAACGCTTTGATcgtaaaaagaaaaggaaaaacccCGACGTTGGTTTCTCGG ATTATGAGGCCGCAACTGTCCGGCAGTACCAGCGTCTTGTGAAGCAGATCAAGCCAGACTTCGAGCAGtacgaaagaaaaaaggaagaatt GGGTGATGCAATGTTTCCCACCAGAGACACTATCATCCATGGCCTACATAAAGACTCCAAGGAGGACATAGACCGCCTGGTAGACGACATTGAAAAACA GATTGAAAAGAGGAACAAGTACAGCCGGCGACGACGCTTCAACGACGATGAGGACATTGACTACATCAACGAGCGCAATATGAAGTTCAACAAGAAGCTAGACCGGTTCTACGGAAAGTACACGGCAGAAATCAAGCAAAACCTTGAAAGAGGAACTGCTGTATAA